Proteins encoded together in one Anguilla anguilla isolate fAngAng1 chromosome 9, fAngAng1.pri, whole genome shotgun sequence window:
- the zgc:152891 gene encoding polyunsaturated fatty acid lipoxygenase ALOX15B: protein MVVYEVTLRTSRVPRSGSYCSVQITLIGAQGESPPTSLDHECQCLTPGSACAVTVKAEAALGPVVLVRLRLQARSGFPEQDWHCEAVEVSSCSMAGRQVQQFPCNKWLRPADGDIELRNGQVCTVNSETLQILKEHRARELQTKQQHFRWKTFAEGVASCVDFNSLKPLEPNLIYTRQSPGTETYYLKGFTDRSWSSFEELCTLFTFNIGDNSAAKFVQSHWSEDSFFGYQTLNGCNPLMLRQIHQVPPNLSVSSDMLRPFLPEGSSLEQEMERGTLYILDYKVLDGVPVNKINGKQHYLAAPLCLLHYSQQGELKPIAIQLQQTPGPQNPVFVPSDSEADWLLAKMWVRCAEFQCHQLLIHFLYTHLLGEVYCTATLRQLPEVHPLYQVLMPHVWTTLQINIQARLSLLAPGGVFDKFAAVGLEGIPVLLQKGTEQLRYSALCVPEDLSDRGVGGLPINYYSQDALRVWGALHRFVGSWVDLYYPSDRDIQQDTELQMWIQEIFTYGALGQSDTGFPQAFQSKTELSKFVTMVIYSCSALHAAVNFSQTDFSLWMPNCPAAMACPPPQSKGSVSRDDLLSILPPANATCSILTTLTLLSRPSLDFVPLGHYREAHFSSGAPRRLVETLQIELKVVSREIAERNHKLLLPYPYLSPDRIENSVAI, encoded by the exons ATGGTGGTGTACGAGGTGACTCTCCGAACGTCGCGGGTGCCACGCTCCGGCTCTTACTGCAGCGTGCAGATCACTCTGATTGGTGCGCAAGGCGAAAGTCCGCCCACGTCATTGGACCACGAGTGCCAGTGCCTAACCCCTGGTTCG gCCTGTGCAGTGACAGTGAAGGCGGAGGCAGCTCTAGGCCCGGTGGTGCTGGTGCGGCTGCGTTTGCAGGCCCGATCCGGCTTCCCCGAGCAGGACTGGCACTGCGAGGCCGTGGAGGTGAGCAGCTGCAGCATGGCCGGCCGCCAGGTACAGCAGTTCCCCTGCAATAAGTGGCTGCGGCCAGCAGATGGAGACATTGAGCTGCGGAACGGGCAGG tttgtacTGTGAACTCAGAGACTCTGCAGATACTGAAAGAGCACAGAGCCAGAGAGCTTCAGACCAAACAGCAGCATTTCAG GTGGAAGACATTCGCAGAGGGAGTCGCAAGCTGTGTGGACTTTAACAGCCTGAAGCCACTGGAACCCAACCTCATTTATACTCGCCAGAG cccGGGGACTGAGACGTACTATCTGAAGGGCTTTACTgacaggagctggagcagcttcGAGGAGCTCTGCACACTGTTCACCTTCAATATCGGAGACAACAGCGCTGCAA AGTTCGTTCAGTCCCACTGGTCAGAAGACTCGTTTTTCGGCTATCAGACCCTAAATGGCTGCAACCCCCTGATGCTGCGACAGATCCACCAGGTCCCGCCCAACCTGTCCGTCAGCTCAGACATGCTCCGCCCATTCCTGCCAGAGGGCTCCTCATTGGAGCAGGAGATGGAG AGAGGAACCCTTTATATCCTGGATTATAAAGTTCTGGACGGAGTTCCGGTCAACAAGATCAACGGAAAGCAGCATTACCTTGCGGCGCCTCTGTGCCTTCTGCACtacagccagcagggggagctgaaGCCCATCGCCATTCAG CTGCAGCAGACACCTGGACCACAGAATCCGGTGTTTGTGCCCTCTGACTCGGAAGCCGATTGGTTGCTGGCCAAGATGTGGGTCAGGTGTGCAGAATTCcagtgtcaccagctgcttatCCACTTCCTGTACACTCACCTGCTCGGAGAGGtgtactgcactgccaccctcAGGCAGCTTCCCGAAGTGCACCCGCTGTACCAG gTGCTCATGCCGCATGTGTGGACCACTCTGCAAATCAACATCCAGGCCCGACTGTCACTCTTGGCCCCGGGTGGCGTGTTTGacaag TTTGCTGCCGTCGGTTTGGAGGGGATACCAGTGCTATTGCAGAAAGGCACAGAGCAGCTGAGGTACAGCGCCCTCTGTGTGCCGGAGGACCTGAGTGACAGGGGCGTGGGAGGCCTCCCCATAAACTACTATTCCCAGGATGCACTAAGAGTGTGGGGTGCTCTACACAG gtttgtaGGGTCCTGGGTGGACCTGTACTACCCGAGTGACAGGGACATCCAGCAGGACACAGAGCTGCAGATGTGGATCCAGGAGATCTTCACATACGGGGCCCTGGGACAGAGCGACACAG GCTTTCCTCAAGCCTTCCAGTCAAAAACGGAGCTCAGCAAGTTTGTTACCATGGTGATCTATAGCTGCTCGGCGCTGCATGCTGCTGTGAACTTCTCCCAG ACAGATTTTAGCCTGTGGATGCCAAACTGCCCGGCGGCCATGGCCTGCCCCCCTCCGCAGTCCAAGGGCTCCGTGAGCAGGGATGACCTGCTGTCCATCCTGCCCCCGGCCAACGCCACCTGCAGCATCCTCACCACCCTTACCTTGCTGTCCCGACCATCCCTGGACTTT GTTCCTCTGGGCCATTACCGTGAGGCCCACTTCAGCAGTGGTGCCCCCCGGAGGCTTGTGGAAACACTGCAGATAGAGCTGAAAGTCGTCAGCAGGGAGATTGCGGAGAGGAACCACAAGCTGCTGCTGCCATACCCTTACCTGTCTCCAGATCGCATTGAGAACAGTGTGGCCATCTGA